ATAAAATACCGATTGTTTTTGCATCCGGAAGCATTTCACGTATCATCTTCAGCTGCGCCTCTACGGGAAGCTGGTCACTTGTTCCTGTCACATTTCCCACCGGTGTTTTATCCTCACCTGCAAGCTCGGCTTCCTCCGGATTCGTCACTGCTGTATACACAACGGGAATTTCTGTGTTTGCTGCACTGTTGTAAGCTGCCTGTGCGCTTGGTGTTGCAATGGCACAAATCAAATCCACCTTATCTGACACAAATTTATCGGAAATCTGTGCTGCTGTGGCAGTATCGGAATTGGCATTGTCTAAATCAATCTCCAGATTTTTCCCCTCTTCAATACCTTCTTCTTTTAAGCCTTCCAAAAATCCCTCCCGACAGTTATCCAAAGAACCATGTTCTGCAAACTGAGAAATGCCAATGTGATAGACACCTTCTTTACTCTCTTTATTTTCGCCTTTGCATCCGGTGAAAAGACCTGTTGTTAAAATTGCTCCTAAAATCATAACAAATACTTTTTTCTTCATAATTTTTTCTCCTTTTCTCTGCTTTTCTTTTTCCATTCCGATGTGCAAGGGCTTTCTATTGTATAGGACGCAATTTCCTATACAATAAAAAACCGCCCCAAGTTAGAAACTAACTTGAGACGGTAATAAAATCATTTATTATCGCGGTACCACTCAACTTGACATTGCCAAATGTCCACTTTACCATGTACTGACATACACGCCTGATTGATAACGGGTTCGGTTCCCGACAACGCCTACTCTTTTCATTTCGGGCTGCCCTCGAAAGTCCATTCAGCTTCAAAGTCCATACGGCAATCCCACCATCTGCCGCTCTCTGTAATTTCATTTCAAGCTTACTCCTCTTTCTCATCGGTTTTGCTTTTGTTGGTATCATTTTATGCTTAACTTTGTTTTTTGTCAACTATTTTTTGAAAATTTTTTCTGTCTGTTCTCTTTATTACAAACATTCCCACTGCCATAGTACATAATTCTGCCGCCGGGTATGCCAGCCAAATTCCTGTAACTCCCATAAAAACAGGCAATACATAGACAAAAATCAGTACCAGAATACAGCCTCTTAAAAGACATAAAAGCAGGGAATATCCATTTTCCACCACAGACTGAAAATAACAAATATACACCATATTTACTGCTGTAAATAAAAATCCGATAAAGTAAATCTGCACTGCGTCTCCTGACATGGAAAGGATTTCCTTATCAGGATTTAAGAAGATATAAGTAAAGAAATCCGGTGCAAAAATTCCAACTGCTACAATCACGCCACAGACAATAATAGATGTAATCATCGTCAGTTTTCTTACGGAAAAAGTTCTTTCAAACTGCCCTGCCCCGTAATTTACAGAGATAATAGGCTGAGATGCCTGATTAACGCCTTTGCAAAGACACATTACCACAATGGCTGTATTGCAGATAATGCCGAATACCGTAACTCCCGTATTTCCCACATATTTTAAAAGCTGCAAATTAAATACAAAAATGGTAATTCCCGATGAAACCTCAATCAAAAAACTGGCTGTTCCGTTCACCAGAATATCCTTCATATAGCTTACACGAATACCACGAAGGTTGAATTTCAACTGATTTTTCTTTGTAAAAAAATGAATAAGCAGAATTCCTACGGTTAAATAAGAGCCGATAACCGTTGCGATTGCAGCCCCTGACATTCCCATTTCCATAGGAAATACAAACACATAATCCAGCACAATATTGGTAATTCCTCCGGCAATTACCGCATTCATTGCCAACTTCGGAGCACCGTCATTTCTTACAAAGGTCTGTAAAAAAGCAGAGAGAAAATATGCTCCCATTCCCCATATAATGTAGGGAATATAGTCCATAATATAAGGCATGGTTTCCTCTGTTCCGCCTAAAAGCCATGCGATATCTTCCATGAAAACCACACTCACCACAAGGAGCAAAAGCCATATGAGAATGTTCAAAAGAAAGGATGCCGTGAAGTAGGCATCTGCCTTTTCTTTTTCTCCTCGTCCCCTGAAAATAGACATCAGTACAGAGCCGCCCACACCAAATAAAAGTCCCAATCCAAAGAACACATTATAAATGGGAAGTGCGATGTTTAACGCTGCCATTGCCACACTTCCCAATCCTTTTCCGATAATAATGGTATCTGCCAGAACATAGATAGAGGTTACCATTGTGCCCATAATGGACGGGATTAAATAATGAAAAAATAACCCTTTTACCGGTTTTGTCATAAAATCTTTTGTTTCCATAAATCCCTCACCTGTATATTTTATCTTGCAATGATACAGTATATACAAGGACAGAGTTTCTGGCAACCACTTTTTCTATTGCGCTAAGAAAGCATCGCTTCCAATGGCAATATGCACAGCAAGGTAAAAAGAACCGCACCTGAAAAAACAGCCCAACGGACCAATGGAATTTTCCTTTTTTGGTGCCATATAATCATAAAAAGGACAAGGAACAGCCATATCATAAATACACCTGCCTGTATTCTCTTAATCGTAAAACCATAGGCTGCAATATACATTCCCAGCTTGCTCATTGCCGTAATCAAAAGCAAAATCGTCACTGCGGAAAAAGCTATATTTATCACAGAAAGCACCTTGTTTTCTCTTGTTATAGTCTTTGTAAAAGTATTCATAAAAAGGAGCAGAAGGACATTAAAAGCGGTAATTCCGCAAAGCTCAAAAAAGCCCTGTCTTGCATATTCTGCATAAGTAAAGCTCTCCGGTAAAATCCCCGCACAGGCAGAAAAAAGATATTTTGCCTGAAAAGCAATAAACAAAATATAGGTAAATCCGATAATTCCTGCAAAGGTATAAACTGCCACATCCGGTATGATATGCAGGCCTTCTCCTGATATCTCCCTATGCTCTTTACAGAGGTCTTTTTCTATATTTCTCTGATAAATTCCTCCATAAACAGTACCAAACATTAGGGAAGAAAGAATAAGCATAATCGGAATTTCTATACATAACTGAAGGAAAAGACCTCCGTCAAAAATATTTCCCAAAAGGCTTTTAAGCATCCGGGAAAATCCCGCGTCTGCCTGAGACAAAACCGGCAAGATAATAACAAGCACCGGCAGAGATATCCCTATTCCCAGTAAAACCATAGCTCCTGTCCGTTTCTGTGTTTTGCTGAACAGACTTTGCAGCAACACTCTGATTTGACACAAAAAATTAGAAAACGGCAAAATAATCAGCGCATACCATACATCCAAAAGCACCCACGAGGAGGTTTTGCCATCCAAAACAAGCGCATCGGTCATAACCAGCGTCCAATAGGCACCTACCACCGCCAACATTCCCAGCTGTGTCAGAGGCATAATCGAATAATATCCGTAAGGTATTCCAACTCCCAGCAAAATAATACTCCAAAATATCTTTTCACCGTTTATATGAAAGCCTTTCACAAAACAATACAGAGAAACTACTGCAATATAGAGAATAACAAAGCCTGATATATTAAAAAAAGAGTCATACTGTCCTGTTTTCCACAGCACATATCCTAAAAATAAATACGCCGCCGCAAAGATTTTATCCCATTTATCTACCTTTATTTTCTCAAAAAAGGGTTCACTTTCCAAAGGTAAGCCCATTTCTGTACTTACCTGATTTTTATTTTCCATTTTTCTTCCTCACTTTCTGAAAACTATTTAGAATTCTTCCTCAGAAACATACTCCAGAATATCTCCCGGCTGACACTCCAAAACCTTACAAAGAGCTTCCAAAGTAGTAAAACGAACTGCTTTTGCCTTTCCGTTTTTTAACACCGATAAATTGGCAGGCGTAATATCAATGGCTTTTGCCAAGTCTCCTGCACTGATTTTTCTCTTTGCCATAACGACATCAAGATTAACTACAATAGGCATTTTTATCACCCTTCCTATATGGTATAATCGTTTTCTCTTTTAATTTCTTCCGCCTGTGCAAAAACATTCTTTATCACACGCAGTATCAAAGCCATAAACATGGCTGCCCCGCATAAAAACCAAAACGGAAAATAATAAAAACCGCTGGCTGCAAAAATCATTCCTGCCGCCGCACAGCACCATGACAGCTGTCTTAAACACTCTGTATTCTCAGAAATGAACACCTGATTTGCACTGATATTTTTCAACAGACCATTCATTTTGTAAAGCGCCGCTCCAACAGGAACTGCCGTAGCATAATTCGTCACTAAAAAGTACGGTAGCATTCCGTCTAAAAGAGGACTGCGAAGTTCTAAAAAACCCCGATACAGCCACGGAGCGCCAACACATATCCCCACAAGAAGGACTGCAAAGAAATAAATACAGACTCTTGTAAATTTTAAGCTTTTATCCTTGTTCCAATTCATCTTTTACCTCCCGCAAAAAAAGTTCTGTGATTTCTCTTTATCAAAGAATACCACAGAACTTTTTGTTTTTCAATATTTTTTTATCGTTTTTCGATAAATTTCTATTTTCTTTTGGAGCGAATAGCTATTCCTGCAACCAAAAGCACAACACCTGCAATTCCCAAAGTCCATTTCCACTCGTATTTGCCCATACTCATGGAAAACAGATAAAATACTTTTATCTTGTTAGGGGAAATGGCAATATTTAACATATAATACAGCAGAGGTATCATATAACCTACTACCACCTGGTCCGTCAGTGCATAAAAGAAAATACCCATTCCACCTAGAAACACTATGGTTGCCAGCTCGCCCATATATAATTTCAAAAATGCAAATTCACAATTTCCTGCTTTTAAAACGCACATATAAATGCCTAAAAGTAACATTAAATAGATAATCGCCTGTGTCATGCGAATACCGTATAGCTTCGCCATAGGCATATACTTTGATGACAGTAAATCTTTAGTAATCCATTTTTTTCCTTCCATAGCTGTTTTTATTCCCAGTTTAACCTAAAATTCTCTACAAAAACTCTACTTCTATGATATAAATAAGAGCTGTCGTATCAAGCATTTCCCTGACACAATAGCTCTTATTCTCATGGATTTAAAGTATCATATACCATTTTCGTAAGTTCATGAATATCTCCATATACTTCTTCCGCTCCATTGGTATTTTTTGTCATAATACATAAAATGAAATCCGTGTTTTCTCCATATACGATTGCCGCATCATGCTGTACCTCAGAAGTTTCTCCTGTTTTATTGGCAACTTTTGTTCCCTCAGGAAGTCCCTGAGGAATTTTAATAGTATTTTCCTGATTTAGCAATAAATGCAGCATACTTCCTGATTTTTCATGACTGACACAATTTCCCGTATAAATTTTTTCTAAAAGTTTTCCACAGTCTTTTACTGTAGTTACATTATCTCCCTTGCCGTCTTTTTCAGACTTGGAATATGCGGGATGTAAAGTAGTATGTATTCCTGTATCTTCATATCCATTTTCTTTCAGATACTCATTAATTTTTGCAGCTCCCTTTACAAAGCTTCGATCAGAAGATTGAACTTTTATAAGCTCATTATAAGCTTCATTATCGGAAACCTCTATCATTTCCTCTAAAAGTTTCTTTGTTTCACTCCAGGCTTTTTTCTCACCTTTATAATATTTCGTCTGGTTTTCCATAACCTCATCCAGATTTTCATAAGTGGCTGCCATAA
The DNA window shown above is from Blautia hansenii DSM 20583 and carries:
- a CDS encoding ABC transporter substrate-binding protein, with the translated sequence MKKKVFVMILGAILTTGLFTGCKGENKESKEGVYHIGISQFAEHGSLDNCREGFLEGLKEEGIEEGKNLEIDLDNANSDTATAAQISDKFVSDKVDLICAIATPSAQAAYNSAANTEIPVVYTAVTNPEEAELAGEDKTPVGNVTGTSDQLPVEAQLKMIREMLPDAKTIGILYTTSEANSVHSIKEYEKYAKEYGFTLETAGVTNTSEVSLAAAGLLEKVDCLTNLTDNTVVSVLPTILEQANKKGIPVFGSEIEQVKLGCLAAEGLDYINLGKETGKMAAKILKGEAKAEEMSYELLEGSSLYINEKAAENLKIELPEELKNRAEEVFTEIEG
- a CDS encoding MATE family efflux transporter, which gives rise to METKDFMTKPVKGLFFHYLIPSIMGTMVTSIYVLADTIIIGKGLGSVAMAALNIALPIYNVFFGLGLLFGVGGSVLMSIFRGRGEKEKADAYFTASFLLNILIWLLLLVVSVVFMEDIAWLLGGTEETMPYIMDYIPYIIWGMGAYFLSAFLQTFVRNDGAPKLAMNAVIAGGITNIVLDYVFVFPMEMGMSGAAIATVIGSYLTVGILLIHFFTKKNQLKFNLRGIRVSYMKDILVNGTASFLIEVSSGITIFVFNLQLLKYVGNTGVTVFGIICNTAIVVMCLCKGVNQASQPIISVNYGAGQFERTFSVRKLTMITSIIVCGVIVAVGIFAPDFFTYIFLNPDKEILSMSGDAVQIYFIGFLFTAVNMVYICYFQSVVENGYSLLLCLLRGCILVLIFVYVLPVFMGVTGIWLAYPAAELCTMAVGMFVIKRTDRKNFQKIVDKKQS
- a CDS encoding DUF4153 domain-containing protein, giving the protein MENKNQVSTEMGLPLESEPFFEKIKVDKWDKIFAAAYLFLGYVLWKTGQYDSFFNISGFVILYIAVVSLYCFVKGFHINGEKIFWSIILLGVGIPYGYYSIMPLTQLGMLAVVGAYWTLVMTDALVLDGKTSSWVLLDVWYALIILPFSNFLCQIRVLLQSLFSKTQKRTGAMVLLGIGISLPVLVIILPVLSQADAGFSRMLKSLLGNIFDGGLFLQLCIEIPIMLILSSLMFGTVYGGIYQRNIEKDLCKEHREISGEGLHIIPDVAVYTFAGIIGFTYILFIAFQAKYLFSACAGILPESFTYAEYARQGFFELCGITAFNVLLLLFMNTFTKTITRENKVLSVINIAFSAVTILLLITAMSKLGMYIAAYGFTIKRIQAGVFMIWLFLVLFMIIWHQKRKIPLVRWAVFSGAVLFTLLCILPLEAMLS
- a CDS encoding helix-turn-helix domain-containing protein; the encoded protein is MPIVVNLDVVMAKRKISAGDLAKAIDITPANLSVLKNGKAKAVRFTTLEALCKVLECQPGDILEYVSEEEF
- a CDS encoding DUF2975 domain-containing protein, with the protein product MNWNKDKSLKFTRVCIYFFAVLLVGICVGAPWLYRGFLELRSPLLDGMLPYFLVTNYATAVPVGAALYKMNGLLKNISANQVFISENTECLRQLSWCCAAAGMIFAASGFYYFPFWFLCGAAMFMALILRVIKNVFAQAEEIKRENDYTI
- a CDS encoding serine hydrolase, with translation MDAKERRRLLRKRAVRRQLGLMVAALFVIGLSIYFVSSITSARAEAKEEKAKKEAQIAKEEAKEAAVKVRQKEHKKEAEERKALTKKLQTETENMVSGFAGDWSVYIQEMDYGNEIVLNNEPMYPASLVKLFVMAATYENLDEVMENQTKYYKGEKKAWSETKKLLEEMIEVSDNEAYNELIKVQSSDRSFVKGAAKINEYLKENGYEDTGIHTTLHPAYSKSEKDGKGDNVTTVKDCGKLLEKIYTGNCVSHEKSGSMLHLLLNQENTIKIPQGLPEGTKVANKTGETSEVQHDAAIVYGENTDFILCIMTKNTNGAEEVYGDIHELTKMVYDTLNP